From a region of the Bradyrhizobium diazoefficiens genome:
- a CDS encoding sugar ABC transporter permease: protein MAITLSGDQAIPGPPLSSRLTPAQVWGIALLAPYMLVFLAFVVYPVCYGLWLARQPASYVALYNDPVFARAAVNTLIFLVIGINIKMLIALFLSGFFAQQRTWIRWLSVIFILPWAVPSIPTILSVRFMLNPEWGMVNQIIFKLTGDDGPNWLNDPTVALAMAIGVHIWKSLPFWTLILITGRLAIAHDLFEAAEVDGASWWQKFRYITWPSMQTLYITCTLLSMIWTLGDFNSVYLLTGGGPADLTHVLSTLGIRYLRLDQLSLAMASIVCAMPFVLPLVYFMMKRLSR, encoded by the coding sequence ATGGCGATTACGCTCTCTGGCGATCAGGCAATCCCCGGTCCCCCCTTGTCGTCGCGGCTGACCCCGGCGCAGGTCTGGGGCATCGCGCTGCTCGCGCCCTACATGCTCGTCTTCCTCGCTTTCGTCGTCTATCCCGTCTGCTACGGGCTGTGGCTGGCGCGTCAGCCGGCAAGCTATGTCGCGCTCTACAACGATCCGGTATTTGCGCGCGCAGCGGTCAACACGCTGATCTTTCTTGTCATCGGCATCAACATCAAGATGCTGATCGCGCTGTTCCTGTCCGGCTTCTTCGCACAGCAGCGCACCTGGATCCGATGGCTCTCGGTGATCTTCATCCTGCCTTGGGCGGTGCCGTCGATCCCGACAATCCTGTCGGTCCGCTTCATGCTCAATCCGGAATGGGGCATGGTCAACCAGATCATCTTCAAGCTCACCGGCGACGACGGTCCGAACTGGCTGAACGATCCGACGGTGGCGCTCGCCATGGCGATCGGCGTGCATATCTGGAAATCGCTGCCGTTCTGGACGCTGATCCTGATCACCGGTCGCCTTGCGATCGCGCATGACCTGTTCGAGGCGGCGGAAGTGGATGGTGCGAGCTGGTGGCAGAAATTCCGCTACATCACCTGGCCGTCGATGCAGACGCTCTATATCACCTGCACGCTGCTCTCGATGATCTGGACGCTGGGCGATTTCAACAGCGTCTATCTGCTCACCGGCGGGGGTCCGGCCGACCTGACGCACGTCTTGTCGACGCTCGGCATCCGCTATCTCCGGCTCGACCAGCTCTCGCTGGCGATGGCATCCATCGTCTGCGCGATGCCGTTTGTCCTGCCGCTCGTGTACTTCATGATGAAACGGTTGTCGCGATGA
- a CDS encoding CoA transferase subunit A yields the protein MNKVYPDAKSALEGVLKDNMMIMSGGFGLCGIAETLSDAIRESGVKGLTVVSNNAGVDGIGLSRLLETRQIKKMISSYVGENKLFAQQFLAGELELEFNPQGTLAERIRAGGAGIPAFYTKTGVGTLIAEGKEVKEFDGEKYLMERGLFADLAIVHAWKGDTAGNLIYRKTARNFNPMMATAAKITVAEVEHLVPAGELDPDHIHTPGIFVKRIVEVGTAKKRIEFRNTRPRPTKAAAPGTGVEI from the coding sequence ATGAACAAGGTCTATCCCGACGCCAAGTCGGCTCTTGAGGGCGTCCTCAAAGACAACATGATGATCATGTCGGGCGGCTTCGGTCTCTGCGGCATTGCCGAGACGCTGTCCGACGCGATCCGCGAATCCGGCGTCAAGGGGCTGACGGTGGTCTCCAACAATGCGGGCGTCGACGGCATCGGGCTCAGCCGCCTTCTGGAAACCCGGCAGATCAAGAAGATGATCTCGTCCTATGTCGGCGAGAACAAGCTGTTCGCCCAGCAATTCCTCGCCGGCGAGCTGGAACTCGAATTCAATCCGCAAGGCACGCTCGCCGAGCGCATCCGCGCCGGCGGCGCCGGCATCCCGGCCTTCTACACCAAGACCGGCGTCGGCACGCTGATCGCCGAAGGCAAGGAAGTAAAGGAATTCGACGGCGAGAAGTATTTGATGGAGCGCGGCCTGTTCGCCGATCTCGCCATCGTGCACGCCTGGAAGGGCGATACGGCCGGTAACCTCATCTACCGCAAGACCGCGCGTAATTTTAACCCGATGATGGCGACCGCGGCCAAGATCACCGTGGCGGAGGTGGAGCATCTGGTTCCGGCGGGTGAACTCGATCCCGACCACATCCACACGCCCGGCATCTTCGTGAAGCGCATCGTCGAGGTTGGCACGGCCAAGAAGCGCATCGAATTCCGCAACACCCGCCCGCGTCCGACGAAGGCGGCGGCACCCGGCACTGGAGTTGAAATCTGA
- a CDS encoding ABC transporter permease subunit translates to MSSRRIFARPARFAAIAPYVWMVLFFLVPFAFVLKISLSQTAIAQPPYEPVFELAAGWEALKAAFAALSVDNFRLIASDDIYVFAYVRSLTVAVTATALLLLIGYPIAYGMSRLPKSWQAVAMVLVIVPFWTSFLIRIYAWINILQHDGLLNRILLALHLVSQPVVWLSTDSAMYIGIVYSYLPFMILPLYATLAKMEPALEEAAGDLGAPPWQVFWLVTFPLSLPGVGAGVLLCFIPIVGEFVIPDLLAGSNSLMIGQTLWLEFFTNKDWPVASAAAIVLLVMLLVPLLLYERLQKRQLEQGR, encoded by the coding sequence ATGAGCTCTCGCCGCATCTTCGCGCGCCCGGCGCGCTTTGCCGCGATCGCCCCCTATGTCTGGATGGTGCTGTTCTTCCTGGTGCCGTTCGCCTTCGTGCTGAAGATCAGCCTGTCGCAGACGGCGATCGCGCAGCCGCCCTACGAGCCGGTATTCGAACTGGCGGCGGGGTGGGAAGCACTCAAGGCGGCTTTTGCCGCGCTCTCGGTCGATAATTTCAGGCTGATCGCCTCCGACGACATCTACGTGTTCGCCTACGTGCGCAGCCTCACCGTCGCTGTTACCGCGACCGCGCTGTTGCTGCTGATTGGCTATCCCATCGCCTATGGCATGTCGCGGCTGCCGAAGAGCTGGCAGGCGGTGGCGATGGTGCTGGTGATCGTGCCGTTCTGGACCTCGTTCCTGATCCGCATCTATGCCTGGATCAACATCCTCCAGCACGACGGCCTGCTCAACCGGATCCTGCTGGCCCTGCACCTGGTCAGCCAGCCCGTGGTCTGGCTCTCCACCGACAGCGCGATGTATATCGGCATCGTCTATTCCTATTTACCGTTCATGATCCTGCCGCTCTACGCCACGCTCGCCAAGATGGAGCCGGCGCTGGAGGAGGCGGCCGGCGATCTCGGGGCGCCGCCGTGGCAGGTGTTCTGGCTCGTCACCTTCCCGCTGTCGCTGCCTGGCGTCGGCGCCGGCGTGCTCCTGTGTTTCATCCCGATCGTCGGCGAGTTCGTCATCCCGGACCTTCTGGCCGGCTCCAATTCGCTGATGATCGGCCAGACCCTGTGGCTCGAATTCTTCACCAACAAGGACTGGCCGGTCGCCTCGGCTGCGGCCATTGTGTTGCTGGTAATGCTGCTGGTGCCGCTGTTGCTGTACGAGCGGCTGCAGAAGCGCCAGCTGGAACAGGGGCGGTGA
- a CDS encoding carbohydrate ABC transporter permease, with protein MKLPTFREVATEARLLLIGIPVFIWTMVPIYHMFLFAISPKEDAFSGKMWPDHPTLHNFSIVFHQQHYFLRDFYIQFWNSVVIAAAVGALTLFVATAAAFSISRLKVPGGRVVMNLALFTYFIPAAFLAVPMYRTMGNYGLLNNHWSLILAMVTIASPYAIWVLKQASDKLPVELDEAAVMDGATTLQIFRLVYLPLMMPSLVAIGTYAVLLAWNEYLYAFLLLSNDQDITLPVALGNFLSADDSPWELLMTTGFIYALPPAAIYYAFRRYMVGGLTAGAVKS; from the coding sequence ATGAAGCTTCCCACTTTCCGCGAAGTCGCGACCGAAGCGCGCCTGCTCCTGATTGGAATCCCGGTATTCATCTGGACGATGGTGCCGATCTACCACATGTTCCTGTTCGCGATCTCGCCGAAGGAGGATGCGTTCTCCGGAAAGATGTGGCCGGACCATCCGACGCTGCACAACTTCTCGATCGTGTTCCATCAGCAGCATTATTTCCTGCGCGACTTCTACATCCAGTTCTGGAACTCGGTGGTGATCGCGGCGGCCGTCGGCGCGTTGACGCTGTTCGTCGCCACCGCGGCCGCCTTCTCCATCTCACGGCTGAAGGTGCCGGGCGGGCGCGTCGTGATGAACCTCGCGCTCTTCACCTATTTCATTCCGGCCGCGTTCCTGGCCGTGCCGATGTACCGCACCATGGGCAATTACGGCCTGCTCAACAATCACTGGTCGCTGATCCTGGCGATGGTGACGATCGCGAGCCCTTACGCGATCTGGGTGCTGAAGCAGGCGTCCGACAAGCTGCCGGTCGAGCTGGACGAGGCCGCCGTGATGGACGGTGCCACCACGCTGCAGATCTTCCGCCTGGTCTACCTGCCCCTGATGATGCCTTCGCTGGTCGCGATCGGCACCTATGCGGTGCTGCTCGCCTGGAACGAATATCTCTACGCGTTCCTGCTGCTGTCGAACGATCAGGACATCACGCTGCCCGTTGCGCTCGGCAACTTCCTCTCCGCCGACGATTCGCCGTGGGAATTGTTGATGACGACCGGCTTCATCTACGCACTGCCGCCGGCCGCGATCTACTACGCCTTCCGCCGCTACATGGTAGGCGGGCTCACGGCAGGTGCGGTGAAGTCGTAG
- a CDS encoding ABC transporter ATP-binding protein yields the protein MADKLPGTDVAADAAAGDAPAAAGHPLLRIEGVAKTFGTFRAVDGVSLDIKAGEFFALLGPSGCGKTTLLRMLAGFEAPDEGRILLGGRDIAQALPHERPVNMMFQNYALFPHLSVRDNIAFGLKRAAMARADIAIRVAEMVALVKLEGLEKRKPDQLSGGQRQRVALARALARRPQLLLLDEPLAALDKKLRESTQDELMELQRRLGTTFIIVTHDQEEAMTMAGRIGVMNAGQLAQVASPRELYEAPRSRWIAEFVGDINLFDGEFKLRDGHRLVIATRDAGTLVTAEPREPVGGTKLSVAIRPEKVKLSRRGPVGEAGFATAINRLDGVVADVCYLGGTTTYKVRLDSGAMVQASVANSARLDVDAYSVDQQIVAWFAPDDCVVLSS from the coding sequence ATGGCGGACAAGTTGCCCGGAACGGATGTCGCGGCTGACGCAGCCGCCGGAGATGCGCCTGCCGCAGCCGGCCACCCGCTGCTGCGCATCGAGGGCGTTGCCAAGACGTTCGGGACGTTCCGCGCCGTTGACGGCGTGTCGCTCGACATCAAGGCCGGCGAGTTCTTCGCGCTGCTCGGCCCGAGCGGCTGTGGCAAGACCACGCTGCTGCGCATGCTCGCCGGCTTCGAAGCGCCGGACGAGGGTCGCATTCTGCTCGGCGGCAGAGACATCGCGCAGGCGCTGCCGCACGAGCGTCCGGTCAACATGATGTTCCAGAACTATGCGCTGTTCCCGCATCTGTCGGTGCGCGACAACATCGCCTTCGGACTGAAGCGCGCCGCCATGGCGCGCGCTGACATCGCCATCCGCGTGGCCGAGATGGTTGCACTGGTGAAGCTCGAAGGGCTCGAGAAGCGCAAGCCCGACCAGCTCTCCGGCGGTCAGCGCCAGCGCGTGGCGTTGGCCCGCGCGCTGGCGCGCCGGCCGCAGCTGCTGCTGCTCGACGAGCCGCTCGCGGCGCTCGACAAGAAGCTGCGCGAGAGCACGCAAGACGAGCTGATGGAGCTCCAGCGCCGGCTCGGCACGACCTTCATCATCGTCACCCACGACCAGGAGGAGGCAATGACGATGGCGGGTCGGATCGGCGTAATGAACGCCGGCCAGCTCGCTCAGGTCGCGAGCCCTCGCGAGCTCTACGAGGCGCCGCGCTCGCGCTGGATCGCCGAGTTCGTCGGCGACATCAATCTGTTCGACGGTGAGTTCAAGCTCCGTGACGGCCATCGCCTGGTGATTGCCACGCGCGACGCCGGCACGCTGGTGACGGCCGAGCCGCGCGAGCCGGTCGGCGGGACGAAATTGTCGGTCGCGATCCGTCCCGAGAAGGTCAAGCTCTCGCGCCGCGGCCCGGTGGGCGAAGCCGGTTTTGCAACGGCGATCAACCGGCTGGACGGCGTGGTTGCGGATGTCTGCTACCTTGGCGGCACCACCACATACAAGGTCAGGCTCGACTCCGGCGCAATGGTGCAAGCCTCGGTCGCCAACAGCGCGCGGCTGGATGTCGATGCCTACAGCGTGGACCAGCAAATCGTCGCCTGGTTCGCGCCCGACGATTGCGTGGTGCTGTCGTCATGA
- a CDS encoding 4-oxalomesaconate tautomerase — protein sequence MNEQIAIPCVVMRGGTSRGPFFLARDLPADPKSRDAVLLSVMGGGHDLGIDGIGGGNAVINKVAIIGPATVPGADVDYLFAQVRVREGIVDTSPNCGNMLAAVGPFAIEAGLVAATAGRTHVRIHNVNTGKLIDATVATPGGRVTYEGETRIDGVPGTAAPIELSFPDAAGARTGRLLPTGRPVDRIEGIDVTCIDAAMPVMLVRAADLGWTGREAPSEFADSSFRARLEGLRIEAGRLMGFPNSTTMVIPKPVLIAPAGEATLSTRYFMPHDCHSALAVTGAVAIATACLTPGTIAAEMVGPLAPPVPITLIHPSGQLVVRLEPGPVARVQRTARRIFEGHVFARRSHMSRSVLAA from the coding sequence ATGAACGAACAGATTGCCATTCCCTGTGTGGTCATGCGCGGGGGGACCTCGCGCGGACCCTTTTTCCTGGCCCGCGATCTTCCGGCCGACCCCAAATCGCGCGACGCGGTCCTGTTGTCTGTGATGGGAGGTGGGCACGATCTTGGCATCGATGGAATCGGCGGCGGCAATGCCGTTATCAACAAGGTCGCAATCATCGGGCCGGCAACGGTGCCCGGCGCCGATGTCGACTACCTGTTTGCCCAGGTGCGTGTCCGTGAAGGGATCGTCGATACCTCGCCGAACTGTGGAAACATGCTCGCGGCCGTGGGGCCGTTCGCAATCGAAGCGGGCCTCGTCGCCGCTACCGCGGGTCGCACCCATGTCCGCATCCACAATGTCAATACCGGCAAGCTGATCGATGCGACCGTTGCCACGCCCGGAGGGCGGGTGACTTACGAGGGCGAGACGCGGATCGATGGCGTGCCGGGAACGGCCGCGCCCATCGAACTGTCGTTTCCCGACGCGGCCGGCGCACGCACCGGTCGCCTCCTGCCGACAGGACGTCCGGTTGATCGCATCGAAGGAATCGATGTGACCTGCATCGACGCGGCGATGCCGGTCATGCTGGTTCGCGCGGCGGATCTGGGATGGACCGGCCGCGAGGCACCCTCGGAGTTCGCCGACAGCAGCTTCCGCGCGCGTCTTGAAGGACTGCGCATCGAGGCCGGCCGCCTGATGGGATTTCCAAATTCGACGACAATGGTGATCCCGAAGCCGGTTCTGATTGCCCCTGCGGGCGAGGCGACGTTGAGCACCCGGTACTTCATGCCGCACGATTGCCATAGCGCGCTGGCGGTGACCGGCGCCGTCGCGATCGCGACTGCGTGCCTCACGCCCGGAACGATCGCCGCGGAGATGGTCGGACCGTTGGCGCCGCCGGTGCCGATCACGCTCATCCATCCCTCCGGTCAGCTCGTGGTCCGGCTCGAGCCCGGCCCGGTCGCCCGGGTGCAGCGCACGGCCCGGCGCATCTTCGAGGGCCATGTCTTCGCCCGCCGGTCGCACATGTCTCGGTCGGTACTGGCCGCTTGA
- a CDS encoding ABC transporter substrate-binding protein, with amino-acid sequence MRSKVIGAVSLAVAAAGLFAAAAPALAQEKTITVWWVKGFYKSEDDALLAAIKKFETKSGIKVELSQYAVQDMIPKTVAALDSGTVPDVAYSDTYDVQAAGKWAFEGKLEDLSDILLPIKSEFAPNTLETALLYNGETKKKAYYGFPLKQQTMHVNIWNDMLEKAGFKQSDIPTKWNDYWSFWCDKVQPGIRKATGRRLYAIGQPMGVESTDAFQSFYTFMDAYNVKLVDDDGKLTVDDPKVRENLIHALKDYTDIYTRGCTPPSSTTWKDPDNNVAFHNKTIVMTHNFTISIPAKWYEDSINPALTQEQRDAGKKAYEQDIITTGFPKKPDGTPMKYRSDVKTGVIFSASKNKTEGKEFIKFLLQEENLRPYVEGGLGRWFPVTKTSQQSPFWQADKHRKAAYAQFIGGTIPFDFTKNYKFTILNNENVWAKAMNRVVSEKVPVDKAVDELIARIKQVAG; translated from the coding sequence GTGAGATCCAAGGTTATTGGCGCAGTATCACTGGCGGTCGCTGCGGCCGGGCTGTTTGCAGCCGCTGCACCTGCACTTGCGCAGGAGAAGACGATCACGGTCTGGTGGGTGAAGGGTTTTTACAAATCCGAGGATGATGCGCTGCTTGCAGCTATCAAGAAATTCGAGACCAAGAGCGGCATCAAGGTCGAACTGTCGCAATATGCGGTTCAGGACATGATTCCGAAGACGGTCGCAGCGCTGGATTCCGGCACGGTACCGGACGTCGCCTACTCTGACACATATGACGTGCAGGCGGCTGGCAAATGGGCCTTCGAGGGCAAGCTCGAGGATCTGTCCGACATCCTGCTGCCGATCAAATCAGAGTTCGCGCCCAATACCCTGGAGACGGCGCTTCTCTACAACGGTGAGACCAAGAAGAAGGCATATTACGGCTTCCCGCTGAAGCAGCAGACCATGCATGTCAACATCTGGAACGACATGCTGGAAAAGGCCGGCTTCAAGCAGAGCGACATCCCGACCAAGTGGAACGACTACTGGTCGTTCTGGTGCGACAAGGTCCAGCCAGGGATTCGCAAGGCGACCGGCCGGCGCCTTTATGCGATCGGCCAGCCGATGGGTGTGGAATCCACCGACGCATTCCAGTCGTTCTACACTTTCATGGACGCCTACAACGTCAAGCTGGTCGACGACGATGGCAAGCTGACGGTCGACGATCCCAAGGTCCGCGAGAATCTGATTCACGCCCTGAAGGATTACACCGACATCTACACCAGGGGCTGCACGCCCCCGTCCTCGACCACCTGGAAGGATCCGGACAACAACGTCGCCTTCCACAACAAGACGATCGTGATGACCCACAACTTTACGATCTCGATTCCGGCGAAATGGTATGAGGATTCGATCAATCCCGCCCTCACGCAGGAGCAGCGCGACGCCGGCAAGAAGGCCTACGAGCAGGACATCATCACCACCGGCTTTCCCAAGAAGCCGGACGGCACGCCGATGAAGTACCGCTCCGACGTCAAGACCGGCGTGATCTTCTCGGCTTCCAAGAACAAGACTGAAGGAAAGGAATTCATCAAGTTCCTGCTCCAGGAAGAGAATCTGCGGCCCTACGTCGAGGGCGGCCTCGGCCGTTGGTTCCCGGTGACGAAGACCAGTCAGCAGAGCCCGTTCTGGCAGGCCGACAAGCACCGCAAGGCGGCCTATGCGCAGTTCATCGGCGGCACGATCCCGTTCGACTTCACCAAGAACTACAAGTTCACGATCCTGAACAACGAGAACGTCTGGGCCAAGGCGATGAACCGGGTCGTCAGCGAGAAGGTGCCGGTCGACAAGGCCGTCGACGAACTGATCGCCCGCATCAAGCAGGTTGCAGGCTAA
- a CDS encoding AsmA family protein, with the protein MAQGMKRLGTPIAALLGVALIALIATPWLINRDALRKAVEAQIRDVTGLELNVTGNIDISVLPASYISFHGVGLKGGGTSAPALQVDVLTANLRLLPLLLQRFEIADLTLLRPHIHVNLKPDGESNWTPFIQTIARTMKPGAENQVSFSEIRIQDGVLDYEEAATHATEQFDDIDLSLAWPSISRSFAATGQFDWRGERVDGSISFSDFVAALSGERSGLKARIASAPLKLAFDGNVANRTSPMMEGTLTIDSPSLRNALRWTGQPQPASGGFGRFALKARANVVGASIALTNVNVELDGNAAEGVMTYANNGRQTLQATLAADALDFTPYISTFRLLASGARDWNRQLFDLNGLSTTDLDMRLSAAKLTVGSTRLGRTAIGANLRNGTLALSVGEAQVYGGIAKGSFGIARSDTVADIKAQFQFTDVDLQACAAELFGLNKLSGRGNINVSLVASGSSPFGLVQSLDGSATVTGHDGAISGFNAEQLLKRLERRPLSGGGNFRSGSTPYNNLTIAVKFSDGIATAEDIRIEGPSTKITLTGTASVPMREYDMKGVASLNTPSGFQLPFMVQGPWDDPLIFPDPESLIRQSPAASPFLDLLKRRIIGGDKQPAPTAENAKENAKSD; encoded by the coding sequence ATGGCCCAAGGAATGAAGCGCCTCGGGACGCCGATCGCGGCGCTCCTCGGCGTCGCGCTGATCGCCCTGATCGCGACCCCCTGGCTCATCAACCGCGACGCGTTGCGCAAGGCCGTCGAAGCGCAGATCCGCGACGTCACCGGGCTCGAGCTCAATGTCACAGGCAACATCGACATCTCGGTGCTGCCGGCGAGCTACATCTCCTTCCACGGCGTCGGGCTCAAGGGTGGCGGTACCAGCGCTCCCGCGCTCCAGGTCGACGTGCTCACCGCCAATCTGCGGCTGCTGCCGTTGCTGCTGCAACGGTTCGAGATCGCCGACCTGACGCTGCTGCGGCCGCACATCCACGTCAACCTGAAGCCGGACGGCGAGAGCAACTGGACGCCCTTCATCCAGACCATCGCGCGCACCATGAAGCCCGGGGCCGAGAACCAGGTCTCGTTCTCCGAAATCCGGATCCAGGACGGCGTGCTCGATTACGAGGAGGCTGCCACGCACGCCACCGAGCAGTTCGACGACATCGACCTGTCGCTGGCCTGGCCCTCGATCTCGCGCTCCTTCGCCGCGACCGGACAATTCGACTGGCGCGGCGAGCGCGTCGACGGCTCGATCAGCTTTTCCGATTTCGTCGCTGCGCTTTCCGGCGAGCGCTCGGGGCTGAAGGCGCGGATCGCCAGCGCGCCGCTCAAGCTCGCCTTCGACGGCAACGTCGCCAACCGCACCAGCCCGATGATGGAGGGTACGCTGACGATCGACAGCCCATCCTTGCGCAACGCGCTGCGCTGGACCGGGCAGCCGCAGCCCGCCAGCGGCGGTTTCGGCCGCTTCGCGCTGAAGGCGCGCGCCAACGTCGTCGGCGCCTCGATCGCGCTCACCAATGTCAATGTCGAGCTCGACGGCAACGCCGCCGAGGGCGTCATGACCTACGCCAATAACGGCCGGCAGACGCTGCAGGCGACGCTTGCCGCCGACGCGCTCGATTTCACACCTTATATCTCCACCTTCCGCCTGCTCGCGAGCGGCGCGCGCGACTGGAACCGGCAGCTATTCGATCTCAACGGATTGTCGACAACCGACCTCGACATGCGCCTGTCGGCAGCAAAGCTGACGGTCGGGTCGACCAGGCTCGGCCGCACCGCGATCGGCGCCAATTTGCGCAACGGCACGCTGGCGCTCTCGGTCGGCGAGGCGCAGGTCTATGGCGGGATCGCCAAGGGCTCGTTCGGCATCGCGCGCTCCGACACCGTCGCCGACATCAAGGCGCAATTCCAGTTCACCGACGTCGATCTCCAGGCCTGCGCCGCCGAACTGTTCGGCCTCAACAAGCTGTCTGGCCGCGGCAACATCAACGTCTCTCTGGTCGCCTCCGGCTCGAGTCCGTTCGGCCTCGTGCAGTCGCTCGATGGCAGCGCAACCGTGACCGGGCATGACGGCGCGATCTCGGGCTTCAACGCCGAGCAGTTGCTCAAGCGCCTGGAGCGACGGCCGCTGTCTGGCGGCGGCAACTTCCGCAGCGGTTCAACGCCATATAACAATCTCACCATCGCGGTGAAATTCTCCGACGGGATCGCCACCGCCGAGGACATCCGCATCGAAGGACCCTCGACGAAGATCACGCTGACCGGCACCGCCTCCGTGCCGATGCGCGAATACGACATGAAAGGCGTGGCGAGTCTGAACACGCCGTCCGGCTTTCAATTGCCGTTCATGGTGCAGGGTCCTTGGGACGATCCTCTGATCTTCCCCGACCCCGAAAGTCTGATCCGCCAATCGCCTGCGGCCTCTCCCTTCCTCGATCTCCTGAAGCGGCGGATTATCGGTGGCGACAAGCAGCCGGCGCCGACGGCCGAGAATGCGAAGGAGAACGCCAAGTCCGACTAA
- a CDS encoding ABC transporter permease subunit — protein MRKVSRLSRFNVAALALGLAFLYLPILILVIYSFNASRLVTVWGGWSLRWYHEFFNDRAMIEAAWMSLRVAVSSATIATLLGTLAAVALSRGERFRGRTLFSGMLYAPLVMPEVITGLSLLLLFVALNAERGFWTVTIAHTTLTMCFVAVVVQSRLGSLDRSLEEAAMDLGCDPVRAFLSVTLPLIAPAIVAGWMLAFTLSLDDLVIASFTTGPGSTTLPIRIYSEVRLGVKPEINAICTLVIALIAVVIVIASLASKLSSSQGESAAPL, from the coding sequence ATGCGCAAGGTCTCCCGCCTGTCCCGCTTCAACGTCGCCGCGCTCGCGCTCGGGTTGGCGTTCCTTTACCTGCCGATCCTCATCCTCGTCATCTATTCCTTCAACGCCTCGCGGCTGGTGACGGTGTGGGGCGGCTGGTCGCTGCGCTGGTATCACGAGTTCTTCAATGACCGCGCCATGATCGAGGCGGCCTGGATGAGCCTGCGGGTCGCGGTCTCCTCCGCCACCATCGCCACGCTGCTCGGCACGCTCGCCGCGGTCGCGTTGTCGCGCGGTGAACGCTTCCGCGGCCGTACGCTGTTCTCCGGCATGCTCTATGCGCCGCTGGTGATGCCGGAGGTGATCACCGGATTGTCGCTGCTGCTGCTGTTCGTCGCGCTGAACGCCGAGCGTGGCTTCTGGACGGTGACGATCGCCCATACCACGCTGACGATGTGTTTCGTCGCCGTGGTCGTGCAGTCCCGTCTCGGCTCGCTCGATCGTTCGCTGGAGGAGGCGGCGATGGACCTTGGCTGCGACCCGGTGCGCGCCTTTCTTTCGGTGACGCTGCCGTTGATCGCCCCCGCGATCGTCGCAGGCTGGATGCTGGCCTTCACGCTATCGCTGGACGATCTCGTGATCGCAAGCTTTACCACCGGGCCGGGCTCGACCACCTTGCCGATCCGGATCTATTCGGAGGTGCGGCTGGGCGTGAAGCCCGAGATCAACGCGATCTGCACGCTGGTGATTGCGCTGATTGCGGTGGTCATCGTCATCGCCTCGCTCGCTTCCAAACTGTCGAGCTCGCAGGGCGAGAGCGCGGCGCCGTTGTGA
- a CDS encoding LysR family transcriptional regulator, translating to MNAELLDLKAFIAVAETGSFVRTAKALNLSQPALSRRIQKLEESLGAPLLERSTRHVNLTMTGRDFLPKVRRLIDEFETSVLAIHDIGARSSGLVSVAAVPTAVFYFLPRAIGRFAEAYPRIRIRILDIGANEGLEAVARGEADFGINFIGASHAEIDFEKLVEDPFVLACRHDHPLASRKQVNWSEIVSHRIITVGRNSGNRALIDNALARHGLQLNWSYEVAHLSGSLGLVEQGLGIAVLPRLATPAAGHPIIHTIRLIEPEVSRTIGIVRRRGATLSPHAGQFLKMLLEAWRSPSRTSRQGKPRSAPAEAGSNTSSTGQKRKR from the coding sequence ATGAACGCGGAACTGCTCGACCTCAAGGCATTCATCGCCGTCGCAGAGACGGGAAGCTTTGTCCGGACCGCCAAGGCGCTGAACCTGTCTCAACCGGCGCTCAGCCGGCGCATTCAAAAGCTGGAAGAAAGCCTCGGTGCGCCGTTGCTCGAGCGGTCGACGCGCCATGTCAATCTCACCATGACCGGCCGCGACTTCCTGCCGAAGGTGCGCCGCCTCATCGACGAGTTCGAGACCTCGGTGCTCGCCATCCACGATATCGGCGCGCGAAGTTCAGGCCTGGTCTCGGTGGCTGCGGTGCCGACAGCGGTGTTCTACTTCCTGCCGCGTGCGATCGGCCGGTTTGCCGAGGCGTATCCGCGCATTCGCATCCGCATTCTCGACATCGGCGCCAACGAGGGATTGGAAGCGGTCGCGCGCGGAGAAGCCGACTTCGGCATCAATTTCATCGGTGCTTCGCACGCCGAAATCGATTTTGAGAAACTGGTCGAGGATCCTTTCGTCCTGGCCTGCCGTCACGACCATCCGCTGGCATCGCGCAAACAGGTAAACTGGTCGGAGATCGTGTCGCACCGGATCATCACCGTGGGTCGCAACAGCGGCAATCGCGCGTTGATCGACAATGCGCTGGCGCGACACGGCCTGCAGCTGAACTGGTCCTATGAAGTCGCTCACCTCTCCGGCTCGCTCGGCCTCGTCGAACAGGGACTGGGCATTGCCGTCCTGCCGAGGCTGGCGACCCCCGCAGCCGGCCATCCGATCATTCACACCATTCGGTTGATCGAGCCGGAAGTGTCGCGGACGATCGGAATCGTGCGCAGGCGCGGGGCGACACTGTCCCCTCATGCCGGCCAATTTCTCAAGATGCTCCTCGAGGCATGGCGTTCTCCTTCCCGAACCAGCCGGCAAGGCAAGCCGCGGTCAGCACCCGCCGAGGCAGGTTCAAACACATCATCGACGGGGCAAAAACGGAAACGCTGA